One Vigna unguiculata cultivar IT97K-499-35 chromosome 7, ASM411807v1, whole genome shotgun sequence genomic region harbors:
- the LOC114190178 gene encoding U1 small nuclear ribonucleoprotein C-like: MPRYYCDYCDTYLTHDSPSVRKQHNAGYKHKANVRTYYQQFEEQQTQSLIDQRIKEHLGQAAAFQQVGVAYNHMMVQRPNLPPVLPPPRLPIPGNAQVPGSQPLLPGMRPPVFPRPLPGAPGYVSAPAMPPMLPPPGAPQVPGQLNTLPRPPSLAPPPTAPGSTAAPASNGAPSMLSSAMYQANPPAPSSGGYDNYNASAQAPEGNH; the protein is encoded by the exons ATGCCTCG GTATTACTGTGACTACTGCGACACCTATTTGACCCACGATTCT CCATCTGTTAGAAAGCAGCACAATGCGGGTTACAAACACAAG GCAAATGTGAGAACCTACTACCAGCAATTTGAAGAACAACAAACACAGAGTTTAATTGATCAGAGGATCAAAGAACATCTTGGGCAAGCTGCAGCATTTCAGCAGGTTGGTGTAGCTTATAATCATATGATGGTTCAGAGGCCAAACCTTCCTCCTGTGTTGCCACCACCAAGACTGCCTATTCCTGGAAATGCACAAGTACCTGGAAGTCAACCACTACTGCCAGGGATGAGACCACCTGTCTTTCCTAGACCACTTCCTGGGGCACCAG GATATGTTTCTGCCCCTGCCATGCCTCCAATGTTACCCCCTCCTGGTGCTCCCCAGGTGCCGGGTCAACTTAATACCCTACCAAGGCCCCCTTCATTAGCTCCCCCTCCAACTGCTCCTGGTAGCACTGCTGCCCCAGCTTCCAATGGTGCTCCCTCTATGTTATCGTCAGCAATGTACCAAGCCAATCCACCAGCACCGTCGTCTGGAGGTTATGATAATTACAATGCCAGTGCTCAAGCACCTGAGGGCAATCACTGA